The stretch of DNA ATTGCCGATCTCGCGCGCCAGTTCCGGCGTGGCGGGATCGCGCAGCGTGCAGATCACCTCGTTCAGCGCCGGCAGCCGTGCCCGGGTCACGCCCTGGGATACCATTTCCGCGTCGCAGAAGATCGGCGCCCCGGCTCTCAGCGCGTCGCGCGCGGCGCTGACGACATCGGCGGAGAACACAAAATGCTCCGCCGCCTCGACCAGCCCGCATGCATGGATCATGCGCACGGCGATATCGGCCTGATCTTCGGTGAAGCGCGAAAGATCGGCTTCGGCGCGGATGATCGCAAAGGAACGCTCGTAGATCGCGTCGCCGCTGCGGATATAATCGTAGTCTGGCATTCTTATTCCTGTCGCAGCGCCTTCGAAACGCCGGTTGCGCCAAGCCGTGTAAGGCAGGCGGCAGCCGATTCGCCAGCGCCTCTGTTGTCTTCGATGGACCGGGCGAGCCTCTCTATAGCGAAATCGATCCGACCGCCAGCGATCCGTTCGTCCGGTCGATCCGCGGCACGCCCGTTGAGGATGAGGTCATAACCTTCAGCCGTGCCTGTCAGCGTCAGCGCCGGCCGGGCATGCGCGCAGCCTTTGGCGCAGCCGGAGAGATGCAGCGTCAGCGAACCGTCGAAGAGCGCGGGTGCGGCGGTCAGGATGCGGCGCGCCAAGCCGCGTGTCTCGTAGAAGGCGGACCCGCAGGCGCCGGCGCCGGCGCAGGCGGCGATATGCTCGGCTTTCTCGCCGGATTGGGCGTTGAAGCCGTATTGGGCCGCCGCGGCTTGCACGGCCGGTGCCGTATCCGCCGCAAGCCCGAGCAGGAAGAAACCGCGGCCGGGCGCGAGTCGGATCTCCGCTGCGCCATGGGCCATGGCCAGATCGAGCAGGGCGATCAGATCGACCGCGCGCATCTGACCGAATTCCGGCCGGACGCCGAGCACGGTTTTGCCGTCCGCCAATCTGCGCAGGCCTGCCAGCGGTATCTTCTCCGCGCCGGACGGAATGGATCGGAGCTCGCTCAAGGCGGGAAAACGCGCCCGCAAAAGCGCTGGATCGATATCCCGTGCCCGGCTGCCCGGCCCGAGCATTGTCAGCAGGCTTAAAACCTCGCCCACGGCCGAGACCGCCACTTCGGCAGGACCGATCGCGACCGGTGTTGCGGTCGCACCATCGCCATTGAGCGCCACAAGCCAAGTCGCCTGCGATTGCGCGGCGAGACGGATATCGGCGGTAAGCGCCGACAGGCCGAAGGCTCCGCCGCCGTCGGCGACGATCGACAGTTTCGGTGCCAGCTGAGGCGAGGCAAGCAGATCCTGAAGCGTGCTGCGCAGGGACAGTTCCATTGCGGCGGGATCGCTCAGTTCTTCCGGGTCGAGGCCGTGCAGCGGCGAGATTTCGATCGCCGGTCCGTCCGGCACGGTGATGCCGGCGGCGTCGATATCGGCGGCGAGCCGTCCGACGGTCTCGGCCCGCAGCCCGCGGATCTGCAGATTGCCGCGGGCGGTGATCTCGAGAATGCCGTTTCCGTGCGCCGCGGCTGTGCACGCCAATGCTCTAAACTGCGGCAGCGTCAGCGCACCGCCGGCCGGCCGCAGCCGCACCAGCAGACCGTCGCCGGTCGCCATCGGTGCGGCGAGGGCGGGGCAGGCGCCGCGCGCGCGCATCTTCGCCGCCATGCGATCATAGCCGTCCGTCGCGCCCTTCCTGTCGATCGCCTTGGCGGTCTTGATGCCCATTCTTAATCCTCTGTCCGTTTCTTACATGATCGCGGCGGGCGCGGCAAAAACATGATGGAGACGGTCGGCCCGGCTACTCCTCGAAATCCCGTCCCTTGCGCAGGAGATAGATGTCCATGATCCAGCCATGCCGCTGCCTGGCTTCGGCCCTCAGCGCCACGATGTCGGCGGCAATATCGCCGAGGCGCCCGGATCTGACGATCTCGTCTTCAGTGCCGAGATAGGCGCCCCAGAAGATCTCGGCGTCGGGATCGTCGATCTTCGCAAAGGCCTGTTCACCGTCGAGCATGACAATCGTCGTCGCGGCCTGGAGACCGTCCCGCGCCAGCCTGCGCCCGGTGGTGATCTCAATCGGCTTGCCGACGAGGTTGACCGGGACTTTATGACTGGCGGCCAGGGCCTGGATGCTGGTGATGCCGGGAACGACGCTGTGGTCGAAATCCACGCCGGCGTCCTGCCGCACGCGTTCGATGATGCGGATCGTGCTGTCGTAGAGACTGGGATCGCCCCATACGAGAAAGGCGCCGCGGCCGTCATCGGGCAGGCCGGCGATCAGCTCCTTATAGATAAGGGCGATCTCGGCATGCCAGGCGTCGACGCTTTGCGTGTAGCTTCGGTCTGCCGTCTGCCGTTGTGGCACCGCGAATTCCGAAATCCGGATCCCTGGGCGGGTGACGTATCGTTCGCAGATGTCGCGGCGGATCTCGGCGAGCTCTTCCTTGCCCGTCCCTTTGACCGGCAGGAAGATCACCTCGGCTGAATTCATCGCGTTGATTGCCTGTATGGTGAGGTGCTCCGGGTTGCCCGTGCCGATGCCGATGATATGGATGTGCTTCAAGCCGATGCTCCCATGAGTCCCGGCGGTCTTGCCGAAAAAGCTGGTTCGCCGCAAGGGTGATGGTGAAGAGTTGGCCGCGGCCAACCGGGCCGGAATGGCTCCTGGCCCCCATTGTTGCCGGAAATCCCGAATCGTGTCACTTTCGATACGCTTTTTGACGCTATGTTGACAGAAAAGCGCATCGAAAAGGATTGGGTGTTTTGGACAACATTAGCGTATCGACGACAGATGTGCGGATCGAGCGGCATGCGAACCAGCTTTCGCGGCAATTGAAGCTTCTCCGCGACAAGCTGTTTCCGCCGCTCGCGCAAAAGACGCTGCGGACATTTTCTTCAGGCGAGGCTGCCCAGATGATCGGCGTGTCCGATGGCTATCTTCGCCAGCTTTCCCTCGA from Rhizobium sp. N324 encodes:
- a CDS encoding precorrin-8X methylmutase, which encodes MPDYDYIRSGDAIYERSFAIIRAEADLSRFTEDQADIAVRMIHACGLVEAAEHFVFSADVVSAARDALRAGAPIFCDAEMVSQGVTRARLPALNEVICTLRDPATPELAREIGNTRSAAAMHLWLDRLGGSVVAIGNAPTALFHLLELLRDGAPKPAAILGMPVGFVGAAESKDALAENSYGVPFAIVRGRLGGSAMTAAALNALARPGL
- the cobG gene encoding precorrin-3B synthase, which gives rise to MGIKTAKAIDRKGATDGYDRMAAKMRARGACPALAAPMATGDGLLVRLRPAGGALTLPQFRALACTAAAHGNGILEITARGNLQIRGLRAETVGRLAADIDAAGITVPDGPAIEISPLHGLDPEELSDPAAMELSLRSTLQDLLASPQLAPKLSIVADGGGAFGLSALTADIRLAAQSQATWLVALNGDGATATPVAIGPAEVAVSAVGEVLSLLTMLGPGSRARDIDPALLRARFPALSELRSIPSGAEKIPLAGLRRLADGKTVLGVRPEFGQMRAVDLIALLDLAMAHGAAEIRLAPGRGFFLLGLAADTAPAVQAAAAQYGFNAQSGEKAEHIAACAGAGACGSAFYETRGLARRILTAAPALFDGSLTLHLSGCAKGCAHARPALTLTGTAEGYDLILNGRAADRPDERIAGGRIDFAIERLARSIEDNRGAGESAAACLTRLGATGVSKALRQE
- the cobF gene encoding precorrin-6A synthase (deacetylating), whose protein sequence is MKHIHIIGIGTGNPEHLTIQAINAMNSAEVIFLPVKGTGKEELAEIRRDICERYVTRPGIRISEFAVPQRQTADRSYTQSVDAWHAEIALIYKELIAGLPDDGRGAFLVWGDPSLYDSTIRIIERVRQDAGVDFDHSVVPGITSIQALAASHKVPVNLVGKPIEITTGRRLARDGLQAATTIVMLDGEQAFAKIDDPDAEIFWGAYLGTEDEIVRSGRLGDIAADIVALRAEARQRHGWIMDIYLLRKGRDFEE